From Canis lupus baileyi chromosome 16, mCanLup2.hap1, whole genome shotgun sequence, a single genomic window includes:
- the CDC6 gene encoding cell division control protein 6 homolog isoform X1 — MPQTRSQSQATIRFPKKKQSQTLNKAKNSDDTKLELTNVQATRRSCVKILPLSPRKRLGDDNLCNTPHLPPCSPPKQGKKENGPPCSGSPKGRRLVFDNQLTIKSPSKREQARAHQNKTHSSVRKDQEVTTNPEQRCPLEKEPACVRLFKQEGTCYQQAKLVLHTAVPDRLPAREKEMNVIRNFLREHICGEKAGSLYLSGAPGTGKTACLSRILQDLEKELKDFKTIMLNCMSLRNAQAVFPAIAQEICQEEVSRPAGRDMMKKLENHMTAEKGPMIVLVLDEVDQLDSKGQDVLYTLFEWPWLSNSRLVLIGIANTLDLTDRILPRLQAREKCKPQLLNFPPYTKNQIATILQERLDLVSRAQVLDNAAIQFCARKVSALSGDVRKALDVCRRAIEIVESDVKSQTVLKPLSECTSPSESLVPKRVGLIHISQVISEVDGNRMTLSKEGAQDSFPLQQKILVCSLLLLIRQLKIKEVTLGKLYEAYSNVCRKQQVAAVDQSECLSLSGLLEARGILGLKKNKETRFTKVSLKIEEKEVEHALKDKALIGNILATGLP; from the exons ATGCCTCAAACCCGATCCCAGTCACAGGCTACCATCAGATTTCCAAAAAAGAAGCAGTCTCAGACATTGAACAAAGCTAAAAACTCTGATGACACCAAACTAGAACTGACCAATGTCCAGGCCACACGCCGTTCTTGTGTAAAAATTTTGCCTCTCAGCCCCAGAAAACGTTTGG GTGATGACAATCTGTGCAACACTCCTCATTTACCACCCTGTTCTCCACCAAAGCAAGGCAAGAAAGAGAATGGCCCCCCTTGCTCTGGTTCACCTAAGGGACGCAGATTGGTATTTGACAATCAGCTGACAATTAAGTCTCCTAGCAAAAGAGAACAAGCCAGAGCtcaccaaaacaaaacccactcCTCGGTTCGAAAAGATCAAGAGGTCACAACAAATCCTGAACAGAGATGTCCACTGGAGAAAGAACCTGCATGTGTGAGACTGTTCAAACAAGAAG GCACTTGCTACCAGCAAGCAAAGCTGGTCCTCCATACAGCTGTCCCGGATCGGCTGCCTGCCAGGGAAAAGGAGATGAATGTCATCAGGAATTTCCTGAGGGAGCACATCTGTGGGGAAAAAGCCGGAAGTCTTTATCTTTCTGGTGCTCCTGGAACTGGAAAAACTGCCTGCTTAAGCCGAATTCTGCAAGACCTTGAG AAGGAACTGAAAGACTTTAAAACTATCATGCTGAATTGCATGTCCTTAAGGAATGCCCAGGCTGTATTCCCAGCTATTGCTCAGGAGATTTGTCAGGAAGAAGTATCCAGGCCAGCTGGGAGGGACATGATGAAGAAACTGGAAAACCATATGACTGCAGAGAAGGGCCCCATGAT TGTGTTGGTGTTGGATGAGGTGGATCAGCTGGACAGCAAAGGGCAGGATGTATTGTACACACTGTTTGAATGGCCCTGGCTAAGCAATTCTCGATTGGTGCTGATTG GTATTGCTAACACTCTAGATCTCACGGACAGAATTCTGCCGAGGCTTCAAGCTAGAGAAAAATGTAAGCCGCAGCTGTTGAACTTCCCACCTTATACCAAAAATCAGATAGCTACTATCTTGCAGGAGCGGCTTGATCTG GTATCTAGAGCTCAGGTTCTGGATAATGCTGCCATTCAGTTCTGTGCCCGAAAAGTCTCTGCTCTTTCAGGAGACGTTCGAAAAGCGCTAGATGTTTGCAG GAGAGCTATTGAAATTGTAGAGTCGGATGTCAAAAGCCAGACTGTCCTCAAACCGCTGTCTGAAT gcACATCACCCTCTGAGTCACTGGTTCCCAAGCGGGTTGGTCTTATTCACATTTCCCAAGTCATCTCAGAAGTTGATGGTAACAGAATGACTTTGAGCAAAGAAGGAGCACAAGATTCCTTCCCTCTTCAGCAGAAGATCTTGGTCTGCTCTTTGCTCCTCTTGATCCGGCAGCTGAAAATCAAAGAGGTCACTCTGGGGAAG tTATACGAAGCCTATAGTAACGTCTGTCGCAAACAGCAGGTGGCAGCTGTGGACCAGTCCGAGTGTTTGTCACTTTCAGGACTCTTGGAGGCCAGGGGCATTTTaggattaaagaaaaacaaggaaacccGCTTCACAAAG gtGTCTTTGAAGATTGAAGAGAAGGAAGTAGAGCATGCCCTAAAAGACAAAGCTTTAATTGGAAATATCTTAGCTACTGGATtgccttaa
- the CDC6 gene encoding cell division control protein 6 homolog isoform X2, giving the protein MPQTRSQSQATIRFPKKKQSQTLNKAKNSDDTKLELTNVQATRRSCVKILPLSPRKRLGDDNLCNTPHLPPCSPPKQGKKENGPPCSGSPKGRRLVFDNQLTIKSPSKREQARAHQNKTHSSVRKDQEVTTNPEQRCPLEKEPACVRLFKQEGTCYQQAKLVLHTAVPDRLPAREKEMNVIRNFLREHICGEKAGSLYLSGAPGTGKTACLSRILQDLEKELKDFKTIMLNCMSLRNAQAVFPAIAQEICQEEVSRPAGRDMMKKLENHMTAEKGPMIVLVLDEVDQLDSKGQDVLYTLFEWPWLSNSRLVLIGIANTLDLTDRILPRLQAREKCKPQLLNFPPYTKNQIATILQERLDLVSRAQVLDNAAIQFCARKVSALSGDVRKALDVCRRAIEIVESDVKSQTVLKPLSECTSPSESLVPKRVGLIHISQVISEVDGNRMTLSKEGAQDSFPLQQKILVCSLLLLIRQLKIKEVTLGKLYEAYSNVCRKQQVAAVDQSECLSLSGLLEARGILGLKKNKETRFTKVVLKIWEDGTWYE; this is encoded by the exons ATGCCTCAAACCCGATCCCAGTCACAGGCTACCATCAGATTTCCAAAAAAGAAGCAGTCTCAGACATTGAACAAAGCTAAAAACTCTGATGACACCAAACTAGAACTGACCAATGTCCAGGCCACACGCCGTTCTTGTGTAAAAATTTTGCCTCTCAGCCCCAGAAAACGTTTGG GTGATGACAATCTGTGCAACACTCCTCATTTACCACCCTGTTCTCCACCAAAGCAAGGCAAGAAAGAGAATGGCCCCCCTTGCTCTGGTTCACCTAAGGGACGCAGATTGGTATTTGACAATCAGCTGACAATTAAGTCTCCTAGCAAAAGAGAACAAGCCAGAGCtcaccaaaacaaaacccactcCTCGGTTCGAAAAGATCAAGAGGTCACAACAAATCCTGAACAGAGATGTCCACTGGAGAAAGAACCTGCATGTGTGAGACTGTTCAAACAAGAAG GCACTTGCTACCAGCAAGCAAAGCTGGTCCTCCATACAGCTGTCCCGGATCGGCTGCCTGCCAGGGAAAAGGAGATGAATGTCATCAGGAATTTCCTGAGGGAGCACATCTGTGGGGAAAAAGCCGGAAGTCTTTATCTTTCTGGTGCTCCTGGAACTGGAAAAACTGCCTGCTTAAGCCGAATTCTGCAAGACCTTGAG AAGGAACTGAAAGACTTTAAAACTATCATGCTGAATTGCATGTCCTTAAGGAATGCCCAGGCTGTATTCCCAGCTATTGCTCAGGAGATTTGTCAGGAAGAAGTATCCAGGCCAGCTGGGAGGGACATGATGAAGAAACTGGAAAACCATATGACTGCAGAGAAGGGCCCCATGAT TGTGTTGGTGTTGGATGAGGTGGATCAGCTGGACAGCAAAGGGCAGGATGTATTGTACACACTGTTTGAATGGCCCTGGCTAAGCAATTCTCGATTGGTGCTGATTG GTATTGCTAACACTCTAGATCTCACGGACAGAATTCTGCCGAGGCTTCAAGCTAGAGAAAAATGTAAGCCGCAGCTGTTGAACTTCCCACCTTATACCAAAAATCAGATAGCTACTATCTTGCAGGAGCGGCTTGATCTG GTATCTAGAGCTCAGGTTCTGGATAATGCTGCCATTCAGTTCTGTGCCCGAAAAGTCTCTGCTCTTTCAGGAGACGTTCGAAAAGCGCTAGATGTTTGCAG GAGAGCTATTGAAATTGTAGAGTCGGATGTCAAAAGCCAGACTGTCCTCAAACCGCTGTCTGAAT gcACATCACCCTCTGAGTCACTGGTTCCCAAGCGGGTTGGTCTTATTCACATTTCCCAAGTCATCTCAGAAGTTGATGGTAACAGAATGACTTTGAGCAAAGAAGGAGCACAAGATTCCTTCCCTCTTCAGCAGAAGATCTTGGTCTGCTCTTTGCTCCTCTTGATCCGGCAGCTGAAAATCAAAGAGGTCACTCTGGGGAAG tTATACGAAGCCTATAGTAACGTCTGTCGCAAACAGCAGGTGGCAGCTGTGGACCAGTCCGAGTGTTTGTCACTTTCAGGACTCTTGGAGGCCAGGGGCATTTTaggattaaagaaaaacaaggaaacccGCTTCACAAAG gtaGTGTTGAAGATCTGGGAGGATGGGACTTGGTATGAATGA